Genomic DNA from Pseudomonas helmanticensis:
CGCTGCCACGCTCCCTGTCTCTTCGGCGTTCGCCGAATCCCCTGAAAAACCCAAAGTCGCGCTGGTCATGAAGTCTCTGGCCAACGAATTCTTCCTGACCATGGAAGACGGCGCCAAGGCTTATCAAAAAGAACATTCCGCCGATTTCGATCTGATCTCCAACGGCATCAAGGACGAGACCGACACCGCTGGCCAAACGCGGATCGTCGAGCAAATGATCCTCGCCAAGGTCAATGCCCTGGTCATCGCGCCATCTGATTCCAAGGCCATGGTGCCGGTGATCAAGAAGGCCGTCGACGCCGGTATTACCGTGATCAACATCGACAACCAGCTCGATCCGCAAATCGTCAAAAGCAAGAACATCAGTGTGCCATTCGTAGGCCCGGATAACCGTAAAGGCGCACGTCTGGTCGGTGAATACCTGGCCAAGCAGCTCAAGGCCGGCGATCAGGTCGGCATCATCGAAGGCGTGTCGACCACGACCAACGCCCAGCAGCGTACCGCTGGCTTCAAGGACGCGATGGACGCGGCGCAGATCAAGGTCGTTTCCCTGCAATCCGGTGATTGGGAAATCGACAAAGGCAACAAGGTTGCCGCTTCGATCCTCAGCGAATACCCGGACGTCAAGGCTCTGCTGGCCGGTAACGACAGTATGGCTGTAGGCGCCGTTTCCGCCGTGCGCGCCGCCGGCAAGGCCGGTCAGGTGCAAGTTGTCGGTTACGACAACATCAACGCCATCAAGCCAATGCTCAAAGACGGTCGCGTGCTGGCGACTGCCGATCAGTTCGCCGCCAGGCAGGCTGTGTTCGGTATCGAAACTGCGCTGAAAATCATCAAGGGCGAGAAGGTCGACAGCGGTGCCAACGGCGTGATCGAAACACCGGTCGAGCTGGTCACCAAGTAAGTCTTCTGGCGACACAACGGCGCTCGTCCGTCCGGGCGAGCGCATGGAGAGTTTTTTATGTCAGTTTCCGCCCCGAACGCCGTCCTCTCGGTCAGCGGTATCGGTAAGACCTATGCGCAACCGGTGCTCACCGGCATCGATTTGACGCTGATGCGCGGTGAAGTGCTGGCGCTGACCGGCGAGAATGGCGCCGGTAAAAGCACCCTTTCGAAGATCATTGGTGGGCTGGTTACGCCGACCACCGGCCAGATGCAATTTCAGGGCAAGGAATATCGCCCTGGCAGTCGCACCCAGGCAGAAGACCTCGGCGTGCGCATGGTCATGCAAGAACTCAATCTGTTACCGACGCTGTCGGTGGCGGAGAACCTGTTTCTCGATAACCTGCCAAGCAACGGTGGCTGGATCAGCCGCAAGCAATTGCGCAAAGCGGCGATCGAAGCCATGGCGCAAGTCGGGCTCGACGCGATCGATCCGGACACGCTGGTCGGCGAGTTGGGTATCGGCCATCAGCAGATGGTCGAAATCGCCCGCAACCTGATCGG
This window encodes:
- a CDS encoding sugar ABC transporter substrate-binding protein encodes the protein MKLPFAGRLLAVAMLAAAAATLPVSSAFAESPEKPKVALVMKSLANEFFLTMEDGAKAYQKEHSADFDLISNGIKDETDTAGQTRIVEQMILAKVNALVIAPSDSKAMVPVIKKAVDAGITVINIDNQLDPQIVKSKNISVPFVGPDNRKGARLVGEYLAKQLKAGDQVGIIEGVSTTTNAQQRTAGFKDAMDAAQIKVVSLQSGDWEIDKGNKVAASILSEYPDVKALLAGNDSMAVGAVSAVRAAGKAGQVQVVGYDNINAIKPMLKDGRVLATADQFAARQAVFGIETALKIIKGEKVDSGANGVIETPVELVTK